The region CGTAAAGCCCAGATGTGCCAGCCCTCTGGCTTGCTCCACGGCCCCGCCGTCTCCTCCTCCGTGGGTCCTCCTGTTGTGTCCTCCGGGACTTTCCCTCCTACATCTCCGAGCCTCCTCTGCATGTTTTTACTTTGCCAGGACCTGCCCAAAACCTGCCCTTTCCCCGGGCCCGCAGTTCCCCCACCCGCCCTCGCACACGGAGGCCCGGTCAGCTCCCCGAGCCACACACCCCACGGAGGTGGCGCCCGAATCCCGCCGGCTTCTCCGGTTTGTCATTGCACACCCTTCCCCTCGACCTCTGCGGGCGACCGGTTCTGCCACCGTGTGACCtgtcccacctctgcctctgtcaGTCACCCACAGCTGCTCCCTGAAACAGCTGCCACCCTTcagtcccctctctgccctgtggcCTTGGGGCTCCTCGTTtcctcccatcttctctctcccatttcctttcctcccctccagctggACCCCACTATCATGTCAACGATGTTCCTGGCAGAAGTGTcaagcccctgccctccctcactCCTGCCTGATTAAAAACCCCAGCCTCCCCTCTCTcggggccccccccccgcccccgactgCCGATGGAGCAAGTTCACAGAGCTCCTGGCGTCCCAGCCCATTGGCCTGTCATCTCCCCAGgggcctccctgctgcctggaGACCCACGCCCCTGTCCCGGTCCACCCCAGGCCCGCCGTCCGCACAGCTGTCAGACGCCCACCTGCTAGGCCAGGCCCTACTGGCTCACCCGCCTGCCCCTTCCTGCGAACTGCCTCACCTCCCGAGTCCCAGGGGCGACTGGGGCCGCGGCAGCAGTCCGTCCTCCAACACTTGTCTGTCCCCACGCCCATCAGCAGCTCCCCTGCCCAGTCTGGGGCGGAGAAGGGTCCCCGCAGCCCAAGGTGGCCCCGGATCCATGGCCTGCCGTCCGTGGGGACTCTGCTCAGACGAGTCCGTCACCTGCTACCACCGGTTCCTCCCTCTCAGCACATGAGGCACTGGGGcctcttccattttaaaataacgATAACGAGCCCTGGCTGATGGAGCTAAGCAGACTGaatgtgggcctgcaaaccaaagggtcgctggttcgatccccagtcagggcaacacgcctgggttgcagtccaggtccccagttgggggcacacgaaaggcaaccacacactgatgtttctctccctctttctcctttccctctctctaaaaacaaataaataaaacctttaaaaaaacacacaagcatctaaaaagtaaaaaaaaagagaaagaaaaacaacaataatgacGGTAGTTGATACCAGGCGGCACTCAGGGAGGCCGAGGGAGCCTCAGCTCCATCCAGGCCCTTGTCACGGAACAAGCAAGAATTCAGGAGCACGACAGGAAGGGTTAGTGACGCGCCGTGAACTTACTAAAGCGACAGGACACATTTGAGACGTGATCGCAGGCGACCTCAGAGAACAAGACGTGTCCGTGAGTCTGCGTGGGAGGTTTCTATGAAACGTGGGCTTCGGACGCTGGTCGGTGACCGCCAGTGTGGCTCAGAATTTTTTTTGTCCTCTGAATTACAAGAAAtggaggagggggtggcaggggaacAGGTGGCACCTGTGATGCTCCCGGGGTTCAATCCCCCGCCAGGGtgcttacaggaggcaaccgatggacgtttctcccccgccaccccaaatcaataaacgtatccttggaataaacacatccttgggtgatcAGACAAACTGAGGGCTGAGAAcacgtggggggcggggagaacagctggacacccccccacccccggcggcggcggcggcggccagcTAGCGCCCTGGTGTTTGTGTCTTTCAGACGGCGGTTCCGTGGTGAAGGCGCGAGTGCTGACTTGCGTGGAAGGCATGAATCTCGCGCTGTTAGAGCAAGCCATCGGAGAGCAGAGGGCCTACCTGCGGCAGAGGGACGGCGGCCCGTAGCAACGGGAGGCTCCCggggaccctcccccaccccgagccTGCGGTGAGCGGCGAGTCCGCTGCTGCGACGGAGGCGGCAGAGAAGACGCAGGGACTTACCCCGGGGACGGCCGTTTTCTGCAGCCTGACCCCACTCCCCCAGGAGAGCACAGGAGGCCGAGCCCCGGGCACCGCGGACTGGGGGCCTCGTGGGAGGCGCGGAGGGTTCCAGAAGGTCCTCGGAATAAAGGCCGGCGAGACCTCGCCGCGTGCGCACGTGGTGCAGCGCCCGCCGCGGCCGCGAGGGGGAGCCGCGGAGCCGGCCGCCGCGCGCCCAGGCCGGCGCGGCGCGGCGCTTCTGGTGAATTCTCGGCGCGGGGCCTGAGGGGAGCGGGCCGGGGGCGCCGAGTCCAGGTGGGGGCGCGGGGCGCCGGACGCCGCCGAGGCTCTGCCGTCGGGGAGGGCCGAGGCCCTGGCGGCCTGTGGGGAGGTCGTGGCTCCGGAAACCCTCGCTGACCCCGGACTTGGtgccgcgcccccgccccccggccgccCCTCCGGGCAGCCCCGGGCCCCGGACCCGGCCGCCGGCGCAGAGGCGGGCTGAGCCCGAGAAGTTGGGGCTCTCCTGCGCCCCGTAGCGGGGACCTTGCCGGCGGGGGCTGTGCGGCCCcagacggggggcgggggcgggggcggggcgcgggccggaggggcggggcctggggctgcgcggggaggggcggggcgggggtcccAGCGCGGAGGCGAGCGCGGGGCGCCGTCTGTTTCCCGGGCAGCCGCGCGGACATGGACGTGTTCCAGAAAGTGGAGAAGATCGGAGAGGGCACCTACGGGGTGGTCTATAAGGCCAAGAACAAGGAGACGGGGCAGCTCGTGGCGCTCAAGAAGATCAGGCTGGATCTGTGAGTGCTGGGCCGGCCCCTGAGACGCCCCGGCCGCCCCGGCCACCTTCCTTCTCAGGGTGTCACGTTCAGAGCTCGTGTGCCGAACGCTGCCCAGTTACACGGCCGTCACCGGTCCTCCCGCCACCCAGGCTCCGCCTTGGGCCCCCGGTGGGGGTCAGTGTGCTCTCAAGGAGCCCGGCGCCCGGGGATAGGCCGTCCTGAGGGGATACGCAGCACGGGCGGCTCCCCCCGGGGCAGAAGCACCCTTCTTGGCTTCCCACCTCCACTACTGTACCCTCCCTTCCCGCAGGGAGACGGAGGGGGTCCCAAGCACTGCCATCAGGGAGATCTCCCTGCTCAAAGAGCTTAAGCACCCCAACATCGTCAGGTGAGGGGGGGAAGGAGGCGGGGAAGCCGGGCCTGCCCCAGGTGCCCTGGAAGCCGCATCCTGACCCATGtccctggccaggctgctggaCGTGGTGCACAACGAGAAGAAGCTGTATCTGGTCTTTGAGTTCCTGAACCAGGACCTGAAGAAGTTCATGGACTCCACCCCGGTCTCTGAGCTCCCCCTGCACTTGGTCAAGGTACCGAGGGGAGCGCAGCGCCGGGAGGGGGGCTGGCCCGTCCTCCAGCCCCGCTCAGCCAGCCCCTCTCCCGCTGGCTGTTGCAGAGTTACCTCTTCCAGCTGCTGCAGGGCGTGAGCTTCTGCCACTCGCACCGGGTCATCCACCGGGACCTGAAGCCCCAGAACCTGCTCATCAACGAGCTGGGCGCCATCAAGCTGGCTGACTTCGGGCTGGCCCGGGCCTTCGGGGTGCCCCTGCGCACCTACACCCACGAGGTGCCGCGGGACCCGGGGGAGAGAAGGCCAGCTGAGGCGGAGTCACCCGTGTCCTTGGCTGCCCCGAGTGATGCTGTCTCCTCGTCCCCACAGGTGGTGACGCTCTGGTATCGCGCCCCCGAGATCCTCTTGGGCAGCAAGTTCTACTCGACAGCCGTGGACATCTGGAGCATCGGCTGCATCTTTGCAGagatggtggggggcggggtcctGCTGGGgtgtggcggggtgggggtgggggggctctgatTCCCCTGTTGGAGGGGGATTGAGGGGCTGGCTGAAGGACTGAGGAGTGGGGCCTGAGTCCCGGAAGGCCGGGATTCTTCGCACAGCCTTGGGACGGGTCTCGGAGGTGCCTCCCTGGTCTGGCCTCTCTCTCATCTGGAATTGGATTCCCagcgatggggggggggggggggtccccacacacctcctcctcttccccgccCCAGATGACCTGCAAAGCTCTGTTTCCTGGCGACTCTGAGATCGACCAGCTCTTTCGCATCTTCCGGACCCTGGGGACGCCCAGTGAAGCCATGTGGCCGGGAGTCACCCAGCTGCCCGACTATAAGGGCAGCTTCCCCAAGTGgaccaagaaggggctggaggacGTCGTGCCCAATCTGGAGCCGGAGGGCCAGGACCTGCTCATGGTAGGTCCAGGCAGGCGGCCGGGCCAGGGCAAGAAGGGCCGCCTGGCTCCCACCAGGAGCGCCCCTTGTGTGAGCCTGTGTCTCATGTCACCCCAGCTCCTTCCGGGTCCAGGCTGGTCTCTCCTCTGACCGCTGCGCACAGCCAGCTCGTTCCTCGTTCCTGTCCTGGCGCCTGCTGGTGGCTCCGCCTGGAGACCGCGCCCGCCATAAGCCTCATGTTCACCCTCCCTGTTAAACCTTCTCTGCTCCAGTTAGCCCTGTGCTGTGACTCTTGCCCTTTTTCCCTGAGTTGCTGTGTGTTTGGGGTAATTTCCCCTGCGGTCATTATTACCCCATCTTCCCgcaagcttgtccaggcagggaccCCAGCTGCCCCCGCGTCAGTACTCCCCACAGCGCCTCCCACAGTGGTCGCTCCCCCACGAGGCCAGTCCCGGCCCCCTGGGTCCCTGCCGCAGTCCTCGCCCACCCCTCCCATCGCCCCGCCTCAGTCCCTTGGGCTGGCCCCGCCCAGGGTGACCCCAAAGACTCAGAGGCACGTTTCTCCCTTTGATCCGGTGTTGATCGGAGGACGGCTGGGCAGTGTGTTCACCTTCGGGTTGCATGCCGGCTTTCCAGCCGTCTGTGTGTTTGCCAGCCCGGCCAGCAGGGCGGCACACACTCCCGAGCAAGGCTTTCAGGACTCTGTCCTggtccctgggaggcaggggcgggggggtggggggtgggggatccCTCCACAGCCTGGCTGGGAACCCACCCACAAGTGTGCTCCCCGGCCAGTTTGGCCCCTGCACGGAGAAGAGTCTGTCTGGACTCGAGGTTGGCCAGGGCCTGGAAACCTcggtgaggaggggagggactgACCTGGCCTCGGGAGCCTGGAGCCCACCCGGTGACTCAGCGGGGCTGGGCCAGAGCTGAGCCCCGGGCTCCACGTCCCAGCAGCACCCAGAACTGGCCCCTGAGCTGGGAGGTGGCGGCTTTGTGCAGCTCTGGGCCCGAAGGCAGCAGTCTGGGGCTCGGGGCCCCCAGACGGGGTTTGCCTGGGACTGTCCTTCCTCTCCCTACGCTGGCCACACCAAGgcctccacacctccctcctcttcttccttcacaGCAACTGCTGCAGTATGACCCCAGCCAGCGGATCTCGGCCAAGGGCGCCCTCGCGCACCCGTACTTCGTGTCCAGCAAgacccccccggccccccatcAGTGTGTGCTGGAGCATTTGTGCCGCTGAGCGCGTGTGAGGCCACCACCCTCGGGCCTCTCCCCCCCAGCTGCTGCCCCGGCCGCCTGCTCACCAGCTctccaagaaagaaaatgtgtctggggagagagcagggctCTAAGGAGTTTGGCATCAGCCACCAGGGAGCTGAGTTTGGGTTAGTCCTGCTGACAAGTTAGCGAGTTCCTGTGTTGTTCGTGGGGTTCGACCGTGCCGTTTCAAGATGGGGGTACAGAAGCTCCGTGTATGAGGGGTGTGTTAGAGGCGGGGTCTCCTGGCAGTGGGGCAACGGGCAGAGGAGAACAGAATGCCACCCAGCAGAGCCCTGCTCTGCGGGGAAAGGGTGCCCCCTGCTGGCCTCGTTGGGTTTAAAATGTTTTGGGGAAGAGTTGATTTCCAGTTCGAGTCCTAGGttaaaagagggagaggggacgTTTTCCTGTTTCCAGGAGAGGTGGGGGTGCATGTCGCTGTTCTAGGTCGTTGTCAGCTAGGACACGCTCACGTTTGTTTGTCTCAGGCCTtaagaacaggaaataaaaatgatacattgAGTTTTCCTTTGGTGTTCTGTCGGGGGCATGCCAGGGACTCGCCGTCCTCGATCCCCTTCCACGACCTGCCAGCCCGTCCCTCCTGGAATCAAGGGACCTCACCCTCGGAGAGCCCCCGGTTCCCACGGGGCCCAGGGGGCGCGCTCAGTCCCCACCCGGGCAGTGGTGTCCCTGGTGCTCAGACCAAGTCACTCCACATCAGCAGTCCCCAGTGGGTGCGGTTGGGGGGGcgggagagggcagagggtggggacaggaggtgaGCTCAGACGCTATTCTGCACTTGGTGGCTTGCTCCCTCCCGCTGCTCGCcttctgctgtggggctggggaccCCCGCTGTGTATCCCCAACGGTGGACGACATGTGGGAGAATGCATTTATTGGAAGTGCTGGGCTCGGGGGGAACAGATCTGCTGGTCTCTGGGTGGTCTGGGGGTAGACTGGACTCCAAAGTTAGGGGAGGGACCCGACACCATGCATGCTGAGTGACAGGACAGGGGTCAGACGGCAGAAGACCCACCACCCCGGACTGGGCCGCTCTGGGGTGAGGGCTGCAtgcctcctacccccacccctcacgTGGGGGACTCCCGGGACTCGCAGCCCCGTCAGCGCAGCGCGCGCGGCACGGTGGGGGAGGCCGAGCGGAAGCAGCGGTACCCCTCCAGCGCAGCCGGGAGGAGCAGCAGGCCGCTCAGCGGGTCTCTCCGGCAGCGTGCCATGGCCTCCTTGTAGCTCAGCCGCTCCTTGGAGATGGGGTCTGTCAGCTCCTTCTCGTAGCTGGACTCGTCCTGCAGGAGCTGGGCCAGCTCCTCGCTGATCATCCCGGAGTGCACGGCCTGCGGGATGGGGATGCGGCCCGTCCTCTTGGGGTCGATGAGCCCGCCGGTCAGGTGCTGCACCAGCAGGTGCGGGAGCACGCTCTCCCGGGGCATCCAGCCCTTCTGGACGGCCTCGCCCACCGACAGCCTCTTCCTGGTGACGGGGTCCTCGATGCCGGTGAAGGCCTTCTGGGCGTTGAGCAGCCTCTGCGTGGAGGTGTTCTCGATCAGGCCCCTCTCCATGGCCTTGTGCACCGAGTAGCGCTCACGGCTGAGGAGGTCCACGATGCCGCCCGTGGCCGCCTGGGCCTCCAGCAGCTTCTGCCCGGTGATGGGGTCCAGCATGTTCTTGGCCATGGCCGTCTTGATGGTGCACTTGTTGTCTGTGGTCGTGTCATAGATGCCGGCGATGGGGAAGCTGTCCTCGCCGAGCCCCAGGGGGAAGCCGGGGGAGAAGAAACAGGTGTTCTTCTGGGCGGCCGGGGAGACGGCCGGGGACTTGGAGATGATGGAGCCGATGGAGAGCGAGGAGCAGGGCTTGGTCTCCCCGGCCACGAGCAGGGCGAActcggagatgggcagctggccCTCCTTGTAGAGATGGTACTCCTCCTTGGAGATGCGGCGGCAGCGCAGGGCGGCCTCGATGGAGTACTGCTTCCCGCTCTTGCGGTCCAGGAGCACCGACTCCTCCCCGCAGGGGCCCGAGGTGGTGACCTCCTCCCAGTCACACTCGAGCTCCTGCAGCTGGAGGTACTGGGCTCGATCGATGACGCCCCTCTTGTAGGCCTCGTACGGGGACATGTCCTTCCCCGTGTCGGGCTCCAGGATGGAGATCTTGGTGGAGAGGTTGGTCTCCCGCGTCTGGGTCTCCTGGTTGAGCTCCTCCCGGCTCACCTTGGTGTGCAGCTCGCGGAGGGTCCTCTCCTTCTTGTGGATCTGGTCCTTTTCCTGGAGGATGGCCACCTTGAGCTGCGAGAGCTCCTGGCCCTGCTGGGTGGCCTTGTTCCGCTCGCTCTCCGTCTTCTGGCTGAGCAGCTTCACCTCCTCCTGCAGCTGCAGCACCTTCTGCTGCTTCTGCCTCTCCAGCTCCCgcagctcctgctgcagctgcctgcagtcCTGGCTTGCCTGGTTCCGGGCCTTCTGGAGCTCGGCCTCCTCCCGGGTCCAGGTCCTGCTCAGCGCTTCGGCCTTGTCGATCCGCTCCTGGAGGCGCTGTGCCTCCTCCTCGCGGCCCTTCCGGCCCGCGCGCTCCCTGCTGAGCATCTCCCACAGCCGGGACCGCTCGCCCTCCAGCACACGGTCCTTCTCCACCCTGATCACCTCCTTGTAGATGGTCTTCTCCTGCGACTTGGTTTTCTGGAGGATGTCGATCTGCACCTGCAGGTTCTTGCACTCGCGATGCAGCTCCGTCACCCGGGCCTTCTCCCGGTCCAGGTCCTGCCGCAGGGCCTCCGTGGACTTCTCCAGCTCCGGGTCCTTCTCCGTCTTGACCACCTCCTCCATGATGATCTTCTCCTGCACCGCAGGGGGCCGCTTCTCCAGCTCCTGGATCCGCAAGGTCAGCCGCCGCAGCTCCTTCTCCACGGCCAGCTTCTTGTCGCGGTCCTCCTGGAAGCTGAGCAGGCCCTCCTTCTCCTCCACGCCGGCCAGCAGCTGCTGCACCTCCCGCTCCAGCTGCCGCCGCTGGCCCACCTCCTCGTCCAGGCTCCGGCTCAGCCGCCCGTGTTCCTCGTGGAGCTTCGGGTCCTTCTGGGTGACCACCACCTCCCGCACCACCACCTTCTCCTCAGGCCGCCGCCTCTCCAGCAGCAGGTACTTGCTCTGCAGCTCATAGACCTCCTCCTCGGCGGCCCGCCGCTTCTGGGTCGCCTCCCGCACCTCCTGGCGGAGCCGCTCGGCCTCCTTCTCCAGGACCGGGTCCTTCTCGTGGCGCACCACCTCCTTGCTCACCGTCTTGGTCTCCACCTTGGACCGCTCGCGCCTCCACTCGTCGCGCTCGCCCTGCAGCCGGATGCGCTGCTCCTGGGCCCGCCCACCGGTGTTGACCAACTCGTTGAGCTGGGCCTTCAGGCGGTCGATTTCCCGCAGCACCTCCGGGTTCCTCTCGTGCTTGACCACCTCCTGCGTCACCTCCTTGTACTCCACCGCAGGCTTCTGGGCCCGCAGGACCGCCAGGTCGGGCAGCagcctctccacctcctcctccacgcCGCTCCTCTTGGCGGCCGTCGACTGCAGCTCGGCCCTGAGCCTTGCGATCTCGCGCTCGGTCTCCGGGTCCACCCGGAAGGTCTCGTGCACGCGCTCCTGCAG is a window of Phyllostomus discolor isolate MPI-MPIP mPhyDis1 chromosome 8, mPhyDis1.pri.v3, whole genome shotgun sequence DNA encoding:
- the CDK3 gene encoding cyclin-dependent kinase 3 isoform X1 — encoded protein: MDVFQKVEKIGEGTYGVVYKAKNKETGQLVALKKIRLDLETEGVPSTAIREISLLKELKHPNIVRLLDVVHNEKKLYLVFEFLNQDLKKFMDSTPVSELPLHLVKSYLFQLLQGVSFCHSHRVIHRDLKPQNLLINELGAIKLADFGLARAFGVPLRTYTHEVPRDPGERRPAEAESPVSLAAPSDAVSSSPQVVTLWYRAPEILLGSKFYSTAVDIWSIGCIFAEMMTCKALFPGDSEIDQLFRIFRTLGTPSEAMWPGVTQLPDYKGSFPKWTKKGLEDVVPNLEPEGQDLLMQLLQYDPSQRISAKGALAHPYFVSSKTPPAPHQCVLEHLCR
- the CDK3 gene encoding cyclin-dependent kinase 3 isoform X2: MDVFQKVEKIGEGTYGVVYKAKNKETGQLVALKKIRLDLETEGVPSTAIREISLLKELKHPNIVRLLDVVHNEKKLYLVFEFLNQDLKKFMDSTPVSELPLHLVKSYLFQLLQGVSFCHSHRVIHRDLKPQNLLINELGAIKLADFGLARAFGVPLRTYTHEVPRDPGERRPAEAESPVSLAAPSDAVSSSPQVVTLWYRAPEILLGSKFYSTAVDIWSIGCIFAEMMTCKALFPGDSEIDQLFRIFRTLGTPSEAMWPGVTQLPDYKGSFPKWTKKGLEDVVPNLEPEGQDLLMLLQYDPSQRISAKGALAHPYFVSSKTPPAPHQCVLEHLCR
- the CDK3 gene encoding cyclin-dependent kinase 3 isoform X3 → MDVFQKVEKIGEGTYGVVYKAKNKETGQLVALKKIRLDLETEGVPSTAIREISLLKELKHPNIVRLLDVVHNEKKLYLVFEFLNQDLKKFMDSTPVSELPLHLVKSYLFQLLQGVSFCHSHRVIHRDLKPQNLLINELGAIKLADFGLARAFGVPLRTYTHEVVTLWYRAPEILLGSKFYSTAVDIWSIGCIFAEMMTCKALFPGDSEIDQLFRIFRTLGTPSEAMWPGVTQLPDYKGSFPKWTKKGLEDVVPNLEPEGQDLLMQLLQYDPSQRISAKGALAHPYFVSSKTPPAPHQCVLEHLCR